The following are from one region of the Deltaproteobacteria bacterium genome:
- a CDS encoding tetratricopeptide repeat protein, producing the protein MRIEASPARAVALAIACAAFTLASSALAQSGAPARQVAVAEATLPADLAFAREPLAEHVRIRLREGAVDGAPGARVGEPARGEGSETCARVSSSASDGAARVVLADLRRTERGIDVALRVYEPSGCKLASAARISGSGPELGPALDEAVARILPALGGSAALLAPSMLGLADLEAESRALDQIRARELARAYRILDGDSSTLATALRGRIDALAAERDTPPAERVRLAIARGSLASGDVTARQIMMAAARSFDGEPADARVLLAAGELQLSRGEAGEARRYLQLAAELAPANPDVHLGHGRALALLQDSAAKISFERAAALEPGSSTAVEALAELETASPAKQAAVLLRAGEIASRAFDERRARADFARALEIDPTVAPAAKEGIALLYARLADPERARASWREAIDAGGVTPARVLGVAQASRLLGDTKSAEQAFLQAAELDPGSAGAALGLGQLYTDAGRFDEARPWLTRAVSLEPANPDAKRELAIALGRSGDAKAALELLQAAELAGGAAPELHGARAMILAASGDVSGARASLRTAVELDPVDPALRLDLATAHERGGDLEAAALERETAALLTPAGAQIAQSEAAPTDAPTRSAASEAGPVDETLDALLRSFAAVQAETGRVALIGVREPIDFVRAPLDCLRAPLVCLTPRVPDRARLDDALARVIGTRYALVPPRELERAFENSANDALIGALLRFESKSSLDAEAVEQANVMLGSDAVFLARVERAPAAGRDGAATCAGGTPWRLELRQLAGRSPRTTRILGNALCLDARGEYSRWNPITLSLLGVVALALLFQLLRGWGSVAVLVELPPQTRALFSISLSRRPRKPKAAKSQKNREKAKSLIEDGLRRLNRYERPLRQGSATVFTWIPARWRPFYVTVRGPLQNTVTGELIGDFLEEHTVRVRRGRSVTAKFDLRPKEAVVEIVVSRGENSEGPIALALRGVPTSLRYANDGGVFLYLQPGPHVLLVAIGDRLLERLFEVRTFDPMRLTIDLARERDWLISGSQPAVQAYLEGDAARAVVELERVGETKAASKIRAKLLRAQSEPAAAVVEPPTPAAAAALFEQAGEFADAAEAHRAAGDLAAAARAYERSGDLASAIECASQTSDAEYLLALYEKNGDSFEAGELARREGQAERALRSFAQVDRIDPNYRKSCQRLVELHAGRNELRPALEKLEELVGLEGGDEAPLPLRSTQARLLEALGRGEDALRVWESIAARDPRFHGASERVAALRGMHRSTPAAAARAPAAAAEEVESRYELIEELGRGAMGVVYKARDKRLGRIVALKRLTDSLRGHPTAIAYFEREARSAAALTHPNIVVVYDAGQENGQYFITMEHLEGTTLEQIVSKRGPTSAAVVASLGLQICAGLHYAHANKIIHRDIKPANLFYTRERVVKIMDFGLAKMIEEVRKGATMIGGTPYYMAPEQALGQNVDHRADLYALGVTFFNLLTNSHPFESGDVTFHHSHTAAPDVRERVPGIPAEMAALVAKLMAKRPEDRFQSAAEVAQALRG; encoded by the coding sequence ATGCGCATCGAAGCTTCTCCCGCGCGAGCCGTGGCGCTCGCGATCGCGTGTGCCGCGTTCACGCTCGCCTCGAGCGCGCTCGCGCAGTCGGGAGCGCCCGCCCGGCAGGTCGCCGTCGCGGAGGCCACGCTCCCCGCCGATCTGGCCTTCGCGCGCGAGCCGCTCGCGGAGCACGTCCGGATCCGCCTGCGCGAGGGCGCGGTCGACGGGGCGCCGGGCGCGCGCGTCGGCGAGCCCGCGCGAGGTGAAGGCTCCGAGACCTGCGCGCGGGTCTCGAGCTCCGCCAGCGACGGCGCCGCGCGCGTGGTGCTCGCGGATCTGCGCAGGACCGAGCGGGGAATCGACGTCGCGCTCCGGGTCTACGAGCCGAGCGGCTGCAAGCTCGCGAGCGCGGCGAGGATCAGCGGGTCGGGGCCGGAGCTGGGACCGGCGCTCGACGAAGCGGTCGCGCGAATCCTGCCCGCGCTCGGCGGCTCGGCCGCGCTGCTCGCTCCCTCGATGCTCGGCCTCGCAGACCTCGAGGCCGAGAGCCGCGCGCTGGACCAGATCCGCGCGCGCGAGCTCGCGCGCGCATATCGCATTCTCGACGGGGATTCGTCGACGCTCGCGACGGCGCTGCGGGGTCGGATCGACGCGCTCGCCGCGGAGCGAGACACGCCGCCCGCCGAGCGGGTCCGGCTGGCGATCGCTCGCGGCAGTCTCGCTTCGGGTGACGTGACCGCGCGCCAGATCATGATGGCGGCCGCGCGCTCGTTCGACGGCGAGCCGGCCGACGCGCGCGTGCTTCTCGCGGCGGGGGAGCTGCAGCTCTCGCGCGGCGAGGCGGGCGAAGCCCGCCGCTACCTGCAGCTCGCCGCGGAGCTCGCGCCCGCGAATCCCGACGTGCACCTGGGACACGGCCGCGCGCTCGCGCTGCTCCAGGACTCGGCCGCGAAGATCAGCTTCGAGCGCGCAGCCGCGCTGGAGCCCGGCTCGAGCACCGCGGTCGAGGCGCTCGCGGAGCTCGAGACTGCCTCTCCTGCGAAGCAGGCGGCCGTGCTGCTCCGCGCGGGCGAAATCGCGTCGCGCGCCTTCGACGAGCGGCGGGCCCGCGCCGATTTCGCGCGTGCGCTCGAGATCGATCCGACCGTCGCGCCGGCCGCGAAGGAAGGCATCGCTTTGCTCTACGCGCGGCTGGCCGATCCCGAGCGCGCGCGGGCCAGCTGGCGCGAGGCCATCGACGCCGGCGGTGTGACGCCCGCGCGGGTCCTCGGAGTGGCGCAGGCGAGCCGCTTGCTCGGCGACACGAAGTCCGCGGAGCAGGCCTTCTTGCAGGCCGCCGAGCTCGATCCCGGCTCGGCGGGCGCGGCGCTCGGCCTGGGCCAGCTCTACACCGACGCGGGTCGCTTCGACGAGGCCCGCCCCTGGCTCACGCGAGCCGTCTCGCTCGAGCCCGCCAATCCGGACGCCAAGCGCGAGCTCGCGATCGCGCTCGGGCGGAGCGGCGACGCGAAGGCTGCGCTCGAGCTGCTGCAGGCCGCCGAGCTCGCGGGTGGCGCGGCGCCGGAGCTGCACGGCGCGCGCGCCATGATCCTCGCTGCGAGCGGAGACGTCTCGGGCGCGCGCGCGAGCCTTCGCACCGCGGTCGAGCTCGACCCGGTCGACCCGGCGCTTCGGCTCGACCTCGCCACGGCGCACGAGCGCGGCGGAGATCTCGAGGCGGCGGCGCTCGAGCGAGAGACGGCCGCGCTGCTCACGCCCGCCGGAGCTCAGATCGCTCAGAGCGAGGCCGCTCCCACCGACGCGCCGACGCGCAGCGCGGCGAGCGAGGCCGGTCCCGTCGACGAGACGCTCGACGCGCTGCTGCGGAGCTTCGCCGCGGTCCAGGCCGAGACCGGCCGCGTCGCGCTGATCGGCGTGCGCGAGCCGATCGACTTCGTCCGCGCACCGCTCGATTGCCTGCGCGCGCCGCTCGTCTGCCTCACGCCGCGCGTTCCGGACCGCGCGCGCCTCGACGACGCGCTGGCGCGTGTGATCGGCACACGGTACGCGCTGGTGCCGCCACGCGAGCTCGAGCGCGCCTTCGAGAACTCCGCCAACGACGCCCTGATCGGCGCGCTGCTCCGCTTCGAGAGCAAGTCCTCCCTCGACGCCGAGGCCGTCGAGCAGGCGAACGTGATGCTGGGAAGCGACGCGGTCTTTCTGGCCCGGGTCGAGCGCGCGCCCGCAGCCGGCCGGGACGGAGCGGCGACCTGCGCAGGCGGCACGCCCTGGCGGCTCGAGCTGCGACAGCTCGCGGGCCGATCGCCGCGAACCACGCGAATCCTCGGAAACGCGCTCTGCCTCGACGCGCGCGGCGAGTACTCGCGCTGGAACCCGATCACGCTGTCGCTGCTCGGTGTCGTCGCGCTCGCCCTGCTCTTCCAGCTGCTGCGCGGCTGGGGCAGCGTCGCGGTGCTGGTCGAGCTGCCGCCGCAGACGCGCGCTCTGTTCAGCATCTCGCTGTCGCGTCGGCCGCGGAAGCCGAAGGCGGCGAAGAGCCAGAAGAACCGCGAGAAGGCGAAGTCGCTGATCGAGGACGGCCTCCGGCGCCTGAATCGCTACGAGCGCCCGCTGCGCCAGGGAAGCGCCACCGTCTTCACCTGGATTCCCGCGCGCTGGCGCCCGTTCTACGTCACGGTGCGCGGGCCGCTCCAGAACACCGTGACCGGCGAGCTGATCGGCGATTTCCTCGAGGAGCACACCGTGCGCGTGCGCCGCGGCCGCTCGGTCACCGCGAAGTTCGATCTGCGCCCGAAGGAGGCGGTGGTCGAGATCGTGGTGAGCCGCGGCGAGAACTCCGAGGGACCGATCGCGCTCGCGCTTCGCGGTGTTCCGACGTCGCTGCGCTACGCGAACGACGGCGGGGTCTTCCTGTACCTGCAGCCCGGCCCGCACGTGCTTCTCGTCGCGATCGGCGACCGGCTGCTGGAGCGGCTCTTCGAGGTGCGCACGTTCGACCCGATGCGGCTCACCATCGACCTCGCGCGCGAGCGCGACTGGCTGATCAGCGGCTCGCAGCCGGCGGTCCAGGCCTACCTCGAGGGCGACGCCGCGCGCGCCGTCGTCGAGCTCGAGCGCGTCGGCGAGACCAAGGCCGCGAGCAAGATCCGCGCGAAGCTGCTCCGCGCGCAGAGCGAGCCCGCTGCGGCGGTGGTCGAGCCCCCGACTCCCGCTGCTGCAGCGGCGCTCTTCGAGCAGGCGGGCGAGTTCGCCGACGCGGCCGAGGCCCATCGCGCCGCGGGCGATCTGGCCGCGGCCGCGCGCGCCTACGAGCGCTCCGGGGATCTCGCCAGCGCGATCGAGTGCGCGAGCCAGACCAGCGACGCCGAGTACCTGCTCGCGCTCTACGAGAAGAACGGCGACTCGTTCGAGGCCGGCGAGCTCGCGCGCAGAGAAGGTCAGGCGGAACGCGCCTTGCGCTCCTTCGCGCAGGTGGATCGGATCGATCCGAACTACCGCAAGTCGTGTCAGCGGCTCGTCGAGCTGCACGCCGGACGCAACGAGCTCCGGCCGGCGCTCGAGAAGCTCGAGGAGCTCGTCGGGCTCGAGGGCGGAGACGAGGCGCCGCTTCCGCTGCGCTCGACGCAGGCGCGCCTGCTCGAGGCGCTCGGGCGCGGAGAAGACGCGCTTCGCGTCTGGGAGTCGATCGCGGCGCGCGATCCGCGCTTCCACGGCGCATCCGAGCGCGTCGCTGCGCTGCGCGGAATGCACCGCTCGACGCCAGCGGCCGCGGCCCGCGCACCCGCGGCGGCGGCCGAGGAAGTCGAGAGCCGCTACGAGCTGATCGAGGAGCTGGGTCGAGGCGCGATGGGCGTGGTCTACAAGGCGCGCGACAAGCGGCTCGGGCGGATCGTCGCGCTGAAGCGCCTGACCGACAGCCTGCGCGGACATCCGACCGCGATCGCCTACTTCGAGCGCGAGGCGCGTTCGGCCGCGGCGCTGACCCACCCGAACATCGTCGTGGTCTACGACGCCGGCCAGGAGAACGGCCAGTACTTCATCACCATGGAGCACCTGGAGGGCACGACGCTCGAGCAGATCGTGAGCAAACGCGGGCCGACCAGCGCAGCGGTGGTCGCGTCGCTCGGCCTGCAGATCTGCGCGGGCCTGCACTACGCGCACGCGAACAAGATCATCCACCGCGACATCAAGCCCGCGAATCTCTTCTACACCCGCGAGCGCGTGGTGAAGATCATGGATTTCGGCCTGGCGAAGATGATCGAGGAGGTGCGCAAGGGCGCGACCATGATCGGCGGCACGCCGTACTACATGGCGCCCGAGCAGGCGCTGGGCCAGAACGTCGACCACCGCGCCGACCTGTACGCGCTCGGCGTGACGTTCTTCAACCTGCTGACGAACAGCCATCCGTTCGAGTCCGGCGACGTCACGTTCCACCACAGCCACACCGCCGCGCCCGACGTGCGCGAGCGCGTGCCCGGGATTCCCGCGGAGATGGCGGCGCTCGTCGCCAAGCTCATGGCCAAGCGCCCCGAGGATCGCTTCCAGAGCGCGGCCGAGGTCGCGCAGGCGCTGCGAGGCTAG
- a CDS encoding glutathione S-transferase family protein, with product MKLYNASLSPYSSRVRIAIYAKNLPVEIVPAPGGTGSAEFGKLNPLGTVPALEVDGQVVIESEVIVEYLEDRFPTPSLRPADPIARARMRALSRFADLYLAPPLGALFGQMNPATRDAKLVCEKLAEIGLRLDQLENLVVAGPYAAGPELTLADCALGPVFFFLARVMPLVGGKPPLDGRPRLATVAETTSRHPAVARVLDEMNAAMAERMKAGAR from the coding sequence GTGAAGCTCTACAACGCCAGCCTCTCGCCGTATTCCTCGCGCGTGCGAATCGCGATCTACGCGAAGAACCTTCCGGTCGAGATCGTGCCGGCGCCGGGTGGGACGGGCTCCGCCGAGTTCGGAAAGCTCAATCCACTCGGCACGGTTCCCGCGCTCGAGGTCGACGGCCAGGTCGTGATCGAGTCCGAAGTCATCGTCGAGTATCTCGAGGACCGCTTCCCGACCCCGTCGCTCCGCCCCGCCGATCCGATCGCCCGCGCGCGAATGCGTGCGCTCTCGCGCTTCGCGGACCTGTACCTCGCGCCCCCGCTCGGCGCGCTGTTCGGACAGATGAATCCGGCCACGCGCGACGCGAAGCTCGTCTGCGAGAAGCTCGCCGAGATCGGGCTGCGGCTCGATCAGCTCGAGAACCTGGTCGTGGCCGGTCCCTACGCAGCGGGGCCGGAGCTCACGCTCGCCGATTGCGCGCTCGGCCCGGTGTTCTTCTTTCTCGCGCGCGTGATGCCGCTGGTCGGTGGCAAGCCGCCGCTCGACGGGCGGCCGAGGCTTGCGACCGTGGCCGAGACGACGTCCCGGCACCCAGCGGTCGCCCGGGTTCTGGACGAGATGAACGCCGCCATGGCGGAGAGGATGAAGGCCGGTGCGCGCTGA
- a CDS encoding DUF4388 domain-containing protein codes for MSADRTALLFCPPLAPVEVPRNGRVSIGRGRDCDFAVCTDDASRRHAEVYADDGLFVVRDLLSRNGTFVNGELIGGPRRLEPGDRIGVGSAAITFCLVQSSLDGFLSDPAGSETALFTEKRAGEAFAGDLAEMPTFVVLQMLEMGHKTGLLELETDSGPVRIWLGDGQPLHVETEKSRGIDAALVLVGATTGRFRYDARAALPERTLQISMTELLLEASRRLDEGGR; via the coding sequence ATGAGCGCCGATCGCACCGCCTTGCTCTTCTGCCCCCCGCTCGCGCCCGTGGAGGTCCCGCGCAACGGCCGGGTCTCGATCGGGCGCGGCCGCGACTGCGACTTCGCGGTCTGCACCGACGACGCGTCGCGCCGACACGCCGAGGTGTACGCGGATGATGGGCTCTTCGTCGTCCGGGACCTGCTGAGCAGGAACGGCACGTTCGTGAACGGCGAGCTGATCGGCGGGCCGCGCCGGCTGGAGCCCGGCGACCGGATCGGCGTCGGCTCGGCCGCGATCACGTTCTGCCTGGTGCAGAGCTCGCTCGACGGATTCCTCTCCGACCCGGCCGGTTCCGAGACGGCGCTCTTCACCGAGAAGCGCGCCGGCGAGGCCTTCGCGGGCGATCTCGCCGAGATGCCGACCTTCGTCGTGCTGCAGATGCTCGAAATGGGCCACAAGACCGGGCTTCTCGAGCTCGAGACCGATTCCGGCCCGGTGCGGATCTGGCTCGGCGACGGTCAGCCGCTGCACGTGGAGACCGAGAAGTCCCGGGGCATCGACGCCGCGCTGGTCCTGGTCGGCGCGACGACCGGGCGCTTCCGCTACGACGCGCGCGCGGCGCTTCCCGAGCGGACGCTGCAGATCTCGATGACCGAGCTCCTGCTCGAGGCCAGCCGCCGGCTCGACGAGGGCGGCCGCTAG